The following proteins are co-located in the Pseudomonas sp. DY-1 genome:
- the ccoG gene encoding cytochrome c oxidase accessory protein CcoG: MSERIPAQVIEVTPNLPPIASKPLSASNGPVHTRSFTGFYRDLRRLGAGLLCLLFFGTLWLDWDGRQAVLWSLEDSKFYIFGATFWPQDFILLSGLLIICAFGLFFITVFAGRVWCGYTCPQSVWTWIFMWCEQITEGDRNQRIKLAAAPWSAGKLLRRSAKHGLWLAISLATAITFVGYFTPVRDLVANLATWEVGGTALFWVIFFTAATYINAGWMREQVCIHMCPYARFQSVMFDKDTLIVSYDATRGESRGPRKKGSDPKTQGLGDCIDCQMCVQVCPTGIDIRDGLQIACIGCAACIDACDSIMDRMGYARGLVGYSSERALEGGKTHLLRPRLIGYAIALMLMIIALFWLGATRPQLSVDVIKDRGMFRENAVGEIENIYNLKLINKTQREQRYVVELADAPGFRLQGEHQVSIGAGEILSLPVSVAHTDDSGPAGSRPLRFVVRSLDDPTTETSANSTFVSPRR, from the coding sequence ATGAGCGAGAGAATTCCAGCGCAGGTAATAGAGGTCACCCCTAACCTGCCGCCGATAGCAAGCAAACCCCTTTCTGCCTCCAACGGACCTGTCCACACACGTAGCTTCACCGGTTTCTACCGTGACCTGCGCCGCCTCGGCGCGGGCCTGCTGTGCCTGCTCTTCTTCGGCACCCTGTGGCTCGACTGGGACGGTCGCCAGGCGGTGCTGTGGAGCCTGGAAGACAGCAAGTTCTATATCTTCGGCGCTACGTTCTGGCCCCAGGATTTCATCCTGCTCTCGGGGCTGCTGATCATTTGCGCCTTCGGCCTGTTCTTCATCACGGTATTCGCCGGTCGCGTCTGGTGCGGCTACACCTGCCCGCAGAGCGTCTGGACCTGGATCTTCATGTGGTGCGAGCAGATCACCGAGGGCGACCGCAACCAGCGCATCAAGCTGGCCGCCGCGCCCTGGAGCGCCGGCAAGTTGCTGCGCCGCTCCGCCAAGCACGGTCTCTGGCTCGCCATCAGCCTGGCTACTGCCATTACCTTCGTCGGCTACTTCACCCCGGTACGCGATCTGGTGGCGAACCTGGCGACCTGGGAGGTCGGCGGGACTGCGCTGTTCTGGGTGATCTTCTTCACCGCCGCCACCTATATAAATGCAGGCTGGATGCGCGAGCAGGTGTGCATCCACATGTGCCCCTACGCCCGCTTCCAGAGCGTGATGTTCGACAAGGACACGCTGATCGTCTCTTACGATGCCACTCGCGGCGAGTCCCGTGGCCCGCGCAAGAAAGGCAGCGACCCGAAAACCCAGGGTCTGGGGGATTGCATCGATTGCCAGATGTGCGTGCAGGTCTGCCCCACCGGCATCGATATTCGCGACGGCCTGCAGATCGCCTGCATCGGCTGCGCCGCCTGCATCGACGCCTGCGACTCGATCATGGATCGCATGGGTTACGCCCGCGGCCTGGTGGGCTACAGCTCGGAGCGCGCGCTGGAAGGTGGCAAGACCCACCTGCTGCGCCCGCGACTGATCGGCTATGCCATCGCCCTGATGCTGATGATCATCGCTCTCTTCTGGCTGGGTGCGACTCGTCCACAACTGTCGGTCGACGTGATCAAGGACCGCGGCATGTTCCGCGAGAACGCCGTCGGCGAGATCGAGAACATCTACAACCTCAAGCTGATCAACAAGACCCAGCGGGAGCAGCGCTATGTGGTGGAGCTGGCGGATGCCCCTGGTTTCCGCCTGCAAGGCGAGCATCAGGTAAGCATCGGCGCTGGCGAGATTCTCTCGCTACCGGTCTCGGTGGCGCACACCGACGATAGCGGCCCGGCCGGTTCTCGCCCGCTGCGTTTCGTAGTACGCAGCCTGGACGACCCGACCACCGAGACCAGCGCCAACAGTACCTTCGTCAGTCCGAGGCGCTGA
- a CDS encoding LuxR C-terminal-related transcriptional regulator, whose protein sequence is MAHNLTLDEFSGMLGNLYQGPLEDIPWATFLNQLNQYLQSKYVTFILRPPSENAEGLMVNTTGSSSEVTASYNKHFFALDPFVGLPNRQVVTNSEFLSRTEWEESEFFKSFLEPVGVFHILGADIRTSDGAQCRIRVSRGREDAEFTEDDKALVAQFIPHLERSIKIHMQLNRIETERNLYAGAVDQLAVGTIILDEDGKVLQTNRVAERLLQDKDGLKLVNDGLQVGNPRDTQEFRRLVKQALQSQKNNLPSVVEALRVQRPSGKSDLGIIVRSVPLSAWNEGKQCPSVVIFISDPEQESSAPQEIVKALFDLTPAEAQLAMLLANGLTLDEASDALGISRNTARAHLRSTFSKTGVTRQTMLVRLILRSVATLG, encoded by the coding sequence ATGGCACACAATCTCACGCTCGATGAATTCAGCGGGATGCTCGGCAACCTCTATCAGGGACCGCTGGAAGACATCCCCTGGGCAACCTTTCTCAATCAGCTGAACCAGTACCTGCAGAGCAAGTACGTCACCTTTATCCTGCGGCCACCGAGCGAGAACGCCGAAGGCCTGATGGTCAACACCACGGGCAGCTCCTCCGAGGTCACCGCGTCCTACAACAAGCACTTCTTCGCACTGGACCCCTTTGTCGGTCTGCCCAACCGGCAGGTAGTGACCAATAGCGAATTCCTCTCCCGCACGGAGTGGGAAGAGTCGGAATTCTTCAAGAGCTTCCTGGAGCCAGTGGGGGTGTTCCACATCCTCGGCGCCGATATCCGGACCAGTGACGGTGCGCAATGCCGCATCCGCGTCAGCCGGGGCCGCGAGGACGCGGAATTCACTGAAGACGACAAGGCGCTGGTGGCACAGTTCATCCCGCACCTGGAACGCTCGATCAAGATCCACATGCAGCTCAACCGCATCGAGACCGAGCGCAACCTGTACGCCGGCGCGGTGGACCAGCTCGCCGTGGGCACCATCATCCTCGACGAGGACGGCAAGGTGCTGCAGACGAACCGGGTGGCCGAACGCCTTCTGCAGGACAAGGACGGCCTCAAGCTGGTCAACGATGGTTTGCAGGTGGGCAACCCACGGGATACCCAGGAGTTCCGCCGTCTGGTCAAGCAGGCCCTGCAATCGCAGAAAAACAACCTGCCATCGGTGGTAGAGGCCTTGCGGGTGCAGCGGCCGTCCGGCAAGTCGGACCTCGGCATCATCGTGCGTTCGGTGCCGCTGTCGGCCTGGAACGAAGGCAAGCAGTGCCCGTCGGTAGTGATCTTCATCAGCGATCCGGAACAGGAATCCAGCGCACCCCAAGAGATCGTCAAGGCACTGTTCGACCTGACCCCGGCCGAAGCCCAACTGGCCATGCTGCTGGCCAACGGCCTGACCCTGGATGAGGCCTCCGACGCCCTGGGCATCAGCCGCAACACGGCACGGGCGCACCTGCGCTCCACCTTCTCCAAGACCGGAGTGACGCGCCAGACCATGTTGGTACGACTGATTCTGCGCAGCGTGGCGACGCTGGGGTGA
- a CDS encoding inorganic phosphate transporter: MFDLFSGLDAWLVLSLCLALAFVLTFEFINGFHDTANAVATVIYTKAMSPYRAVFLSGVFNFLGVLLGGVGVAYAIVHLLPVELLINVNTGHGLAMVFSLLTAAIAWNLGTWYFGIPASSSHTLIGSILGVGLANAVLTDVPLAEGVNWGKAIDIGLSLIFSPAAGFLVAALVLLSLKWLYPLSKMHKTPETRKELDEKKHPPFWNRLVLVLSAMAVSFVHGSNDGQKGVGLIMLVLIGIVPAKFVLDLNSTTYQIERTRDAATHLSQFYQRHTNTLGEMLALGKSNGSEMPQLYRCDPKQTEPTIAALLDKLNGVANYRDLSDETRVEVRRYLLCLDDTAKKVGKLSELPAREKADLEKLRKDLTATTEYAPFWVILAVALALGIGTMVGWKRVVRTVGEKIGKHGMTYAQGMSAQITAACAIGLANVYSLPVSTTHVLSSGVAGTMVANKSGLQGGTVRNILMAWVLTLPTTIVLSAALFWLAITFIV, from the coding sequence ATGTTCGATCTCTTCAGCGGGCTAGATGCCTGGCTGGTGCTGAGCCTCTGTCTCGCCCTGGCATTCGTCCTGACCTTCGAGTTCATCAACGGTTTCCATGACACCGCCAACGCGGTGGCCACTGTCATCTACACCAAGGCCATGTCGCCCTACCGGGCGGTGTTCCTCTCGGGAGTCTTCAACTTCCTCGGTGTGTTGCTGGGCGGCGTCGGCGTGGCCTATGCCATCGTCCACCTGCTGCCTGTGGAACTGCTGATCAACGTCAATACCGGCCATGGCCTGGCCATGGTGTTCAGCCTGCTCACCGCGGCCATCGCCTGGAACCTGGGCACTTGGTACTTCGGTATTCCGGCCTCCAGCTCCCACACCCTGATCGGTTCGATCCTCGGTGTCGGTCTGGCCAACGCGGTGCTCACCGATGTGCCGCTGGCCGAAGGCGTGAACTGGGGCAAGGCCATCGACATCGGCCTGTCGCTGATCTTCTCGCCGGCAGCGGGCTTCCTGGTCGCCGCCCTGGTACTGCTCAGCCTGAAATGGCTGTATCCGCTGTCGAAGATGCACAAGACGCCGGAAACCCGTAAGGAACTTGACGAGAAGAAGCACCCGCCCTTCTGGAACCGCCTGGTACTGGTGCTTTCCGCAATGGCTGTGAGCTTCGTGCACGGTTCCAACGACGGCCAGAAAGGTGTTGGCCTGATCATGCTGGTGCTGATCGGTATCGTGCCGGCCAAGTTCGTCCTGGACCTGAACAGCACCACCTACCAGATCGAGCGTACCCGCGACGCAGCAACCCACCTGAGCCAGTTCTACCAGCGTCATACCAACACCCTTGGTGAAATGCTGGCCCTGGGCAAGAGCAATGGCAGCGAGATGCCGCAGCTCTATCGCTGCGATCCGAAGCAGACCGAGCCGACCATCGCCGCCCTGCTGGACAAGCTTAACGGCGTTGCCAACTACCGGGACCTGAGCGACGAAACCCGCGTGGAAGTACGCCGCTACCTGCTCTGCCTGGACGACACCGCGAAGAAAGTGGGCAAGCTTTCCGAGCTGCCGGCCCGTGAAAAGGCCGACCTGGAGAAGCTGCGCAAGGACCTGACCGCCACCACCGAGTACGCGCCGTTCTGGGTGATCCTGGCCGTGGCCCTGGCGCTCGGCATCGGCACCATGGTGGGCTGGAAGCGTGTGGTGCGCACCGTCGGTGAAAAGATCGGCAAGCACGGCATGACCTACGCACAGGGCATGAGCGCGCAGATCACCGCTGCCTGCGCCATCGGCCTGGCCAACGTCTACAGCCTGCCGGTGTCCACCACCCACGTGCTGTCGTCCGGAGTCGCCGGCACCATGGTCGCCAACAAGAGCGGCCTGCAAGGCGGTACCGTGCGCAACATCCTGATGGCCTGGGTACTCACCCTGCCGACTACGATCGTGTTGTCCGCCGCCCTCTTCTGGCTGGCCATCACCTTCATCGTCTGA
- the mapR gene encoding GntR family transcriptional regulator MpaR (MapR regulates genes involved in Pseudomonas quinolone signal (PQS) production and anthranilate metabolism), which produces MKRYEKFADEIAELIRTGVLAPGQKVPSVRHASRTYGVSASTVFQAYYLLESRGLIMARARSGYFVCEHVRRPLPEPQPGPREAATTEVDVSELVFSVLSSIKDPDTVPFGSAFPSPELFPLQRLARSMAHAVREMDPRSTVSDMTPGNHALRRQIALRYMVGGLPLPIEELVICNGALEALNLCLQVVARPGDLVAIEAPAFYASLQVLERLKLKAVEIPVHPRDGIDLQVLEDSLERLPIKACWFMSNFQNPLGASLSEDKKRQLAALLAKHQVPMIEDDVYAELYFGQHAPKPVKAFDSEGLVMHCSSFSKSLAPGYRVGWVSGGRFAGQIERLKLMTSISASVPAQAAIADYLQHGGYDRHLRKLRYALESQRNAMLAAVARHFPEETRVSRPEGGYFLWLEFPEQVDSLRLFQLALAQGISIAPGPIFSATRRFGHCARLNYGHPWSNSSEQAMETLGRIIRSLLGNS; this is translated from the coding sequence ATGAAGCGCTACGAGAAATTCGCCGACGAGATCGCCGAACTGATCCGCACCGGGGTGCTTGCCCCGGGACAGAAAGTGCCCTCGGTGCGCCACGCCAGCCGCACCTACGGTGTGAGCGCTTCCACCGTGTTCCAGGCCTATTACTTACTGGAGAGTCGCGGGCTGATCATGGCCCGTGCACGCTCCGGTTACTTTGTCTGCGAGCACGTGCGCCGCCCGCTTCCGGAGCCCCAGCCCGGGCCGAGGGAAGCCGCGACCACCGAGGTGGACGTCAGCGAACTGGTGTTCTCGGTACTCAGCTCCATCAAAGACCCGGACACCGTGCCTTTCGGCTCGGCCTTCCCCAGCCCGGAACTGTTCCCCCTGCAACGCCTGGCCCGCTCCATGGCTCACGCGGTGCGGGAGATGGACCCGCGCTCGACGGTGTCCGACATGACGCCGGGCAACCATGCCCTGCGTCGGCAGATCGCCTTGCGCTACATGGTCGGCGGCCTGCCGTTGCCCATCGAGGAGTTGGTGATCTGCAATGGCGCACTGGAAGCGCTGAACCTCTGCCTGCAGGTGGTGGCGCGTCCAGGCGATCTCGTCGCCATCGAGGCACCGGCCTTCTATGCGAGCCTCCAGGTGCTCGAACGGCTGAAGCTGAAAGCAGTGGAAATCCCCGTCCACCCACGCGATGGCATCGACCTGCAAGTGCTGGAAGACAGCCTGGAGCGGCTGCCGATCAAGGCCTGCTGGTTCATGAGCAACTTCCAGAACCCTCTGGGGGCAAGTCTTTCCGAAGACAAAAAGCGCCAACTGGCGGCCCTGCTGGCCAAACATCAGGTACCGATGATCGAAGACGACGTCTACGCCGAGCTGTACTTCGGCCAGCACGCACCCAAGCCGGTCAAAGCCTTCGACAGCGAAGGCCTGGTGATGCATTGCAGTTCCTTCTCCAAGAGCCTGGCTCCCGGCTACCGGGTGGGCTGGGTGTCAGGCGGACGCTTCGCCGGACAGATCGAGCGACTGAAGCTGATGACCAGCATCTCCGCCTCGGTGCCGGCCCAGGCCGCCATCGCCGACTACCTGCAACATGGCGGCTATGACCGCCACCTGCGCAAGTTGCGCTATGCCCTGGAAAGCCAGCGCAATGCGATGCTTGCGGCGGTGGCACGGCACTTCCCCGAGGAGACCCGCGTCAGCCGCCCGGAAGGTGGCTACTTCCTCTGGCTGGAATTCCCCGAACAGGTGGATTCACTGCGCCTGTTCCAGCTCGCCCTGGCGCAGGGCATCAGCATCGCGCCGGGGCCGATTTTTTCGGCAACACGGCGTTTCGGCCATTGCGCCCGCCTCAACTATGGCCATCCCTGGAGCAATTCCAGTGAACAGGCAATGGAAACTCTCGGCAGGATAATCAGGTCTCTACTAGGCAACTCCTGA
- the nudE gene encoding ADP compounds hydrolase NudE, with the protein MRSLPTIVKTELLARSDWFQIEALHLEFANGQQRVYERLRGSGYQSVLVVALPDPHHVLLVREYAVGVEQRVLGLPKGGVEPGETMLQAANRELMEEVGLRAGRLRELGVLTLAPGHLCHSCSVVLAEELQPCMATGDEPEPLEVMQVPLSRLPALVASGELQEARAIAALFMALSSSSQHLVHSDEAVCRSGS; encoded by the coding sequence ATGCGCAGCCTGCCCACTATCGTCAAAACCGAACTGCTGGCCAGGAGCGACTGGTTCCAGATCGAAGCCCTGCACCTGGAGTTCGCCAACGGCCAGCAGCGGGTGTACGAGCGTCTGCGCGGTTCCGGCTATCAATCGGTACTGGTGGTGGCCCTGCCCGATCCCCACCACGTGCTGCTGGTTCGCGAATATGCCGTCGGCGTCGAACAACGCGTGCTTGGCCTGCCCAAGGGCGGTGTCGAGCCCGGCGAAACCATGCTGCAAGCTGCTAATCGCGAACTGATGGAGGAAGTCGGCCTACGCGCCGGACGCCTCCGCGAGCTGGGCGTACTGACCCTGGCTCCCGGGCACCTGTGCCATAGCTGCAGCGTGGTGCTGGCGGAGGAGCTGCAACCTTGCATGGCCACAGGCGATGAACCGGAACCCCTGGAGGTCATGCAGGTACCCCTGTCACGGCTGCCGGCACTGGTGGCGTCGGGTGAGCTGCAGGAAGCGCGCGCCATTGCCGCGCTCTTCATGGCACTCAGCAGTTCGTCCCAGCATCTAGTCCATTCGGACGAGGCGGTTTGTCGCAGCGGTTCCTAG
- a CDS encoding Dabb family protein, with product MWSETLQLTLAQDSDPAAVEYHLRESLQALPGLLHLGFGANLPGSWGAADCTLDLAFSESAPTDLDDILGRVPGLAGVQRVRYQRIGGGLRKPTMASGIWRTLLLRVRPQATTQQRAALEQDLLRMPAYMPGIRNWQLSRVQSPGRWTHVWQQEFARVDDLLGEYLSHPYHWAWVDRWFDPDCPDWTVDAIAHVFCPFQASLLGRVAPFTDN from the coding sequence ATGTGGAGTGAGACCCTGCAACTGACCCTGGCTCAGGACTCTGATCCGGCTGCCGTCGAATACCATCTGCGCGAGAGTCTCCAGGCGTTGCCCGGCCTGCTGCATCTGGGCTTTGGTGCGAACCTGCCCGGTAGCTGGGGCGCCGCCGATTGCACCCTCGACCTGGCGTTCTCCGAGTCGGCCCCCACTGACCTCGACGATATCCTCGGGCGTGTTCCCGGCTTGGCTGGCGTCCAGCGTGTTCGCTACCAGCGCATCGGTGGCGGGCTCAGGAAGCCGACCATGGCCAGCGGCATCTGGCGCACGCTGCTACTTCGGGTGCGGCCGCAGGCAACCACGCAACAGCGTGCGGCGCTGGAGCAGGACTTGCTGCGGATGCCTGCCTACATGCCCGGCATCCGTAACTGGCAGCTTTCACGAGTGCAGTCTCCGGGACGCTGGACCCACGTCTGGCAGCAGGAATTCGCCCGGGTCGACGATCTGCTCGGGGAATACCTCAGCCACCCCTATCACTGGGCCTGGGTGGATCGCTGGTTCGATCCGGATTGCCCGGACTGGACGGTAGACGCCATCGCCCATGTCTTCTGTCCCTTCCAGGCAAGCCTGCTTGGCAGGGTTGCCCCTTTTACAGACAACTGA
- a CDS encoding Rieske 2Fe-2S domain-containing protein, which yields MSTLHRIEAKQLEPRFARGWHCLGLAAQYRDGKAHRLDVFGTRLVAFAGEDGQIRILDGFCPHMGADLSQGCVEGDAIRCPFHEWRWRADGVCDDIPYAKRIPPRAKIKSWPVSEQNNLVFVWNDPEGNAPIEEQAIPRIDACFSEEWADWEVAELKIDTNCRELIDNISDMAHFDSVHGTDLNHFSNTFERHMAVQVMRGSSARLSGDSELTTVATYYGPAYQITEMTGAMDGVQIHSILLNCHVPIDLNSFTLRYGVLVKKVPGLTDEQNREMAKAYVQQAQAAFYEDVAIWHSKTRVDNPLLCDGDGPVYQLRKWYDQFYTDIAELPASLVEPRSFVVLDITETA from the coding sequence ATGAGTACCCTGCACCGAATCGAAGCCAAGCAGCTGGAACCCCGCTTCGCACGCGGCTGGCATTGCCTGGGCCTGGCCGCGCAGTACCGTGATGGCAAGGCGCATCGTCTGGATGTGTTCGGCACCCGCCTGGTGGCCTTCGCCGGGGAAGATGGACAGATCCGCATCCTCGACGGCTTCTGCCCGCACATGGGGGCGGACCTGAGCCAGGGCTGTGTCGAGGGCGACGCGATCCGCTGTCCCTTCCACGAATGGCGCTGGCGCGCCGACGGCGTGTGCGATGACATTCCCTACGCCAAGCGCATTCCCCCGCGGGCGAAGATCAAGTCCTGGCCGGTGTCGGAGCAGAACAACCTGGTGTTCGTCTGGAACGACCCGGAAGGCAATGCGCCGATCGAAGAACAGGCCATCCCGCGCATCGACGCCTGCTTCAGCGAAGAATGGGCGGACTGGGAAGTAGCCGAGCTGAAGATCGACACCAACTGCCGCGAGCTGATCGACAACATCTCCGACATGGCTCACTTCGACTCGGTGCACGGCACCGACCTCAACCACTTCAGCAACACCTTCGAGCGCCACATGGCAGTGCAGGTGATGCGCGGCAGCAGCGCACGCCTGTCCGGCGACAGCGAGCTGACCACGGTGGCCACCTACTACGGCCCGGCCTACCAGATCACCGAGATGACTGGGGCCATGGACGGCGTGCAAATCCACTCGATCCTGCTCAACTGCCACGTCCCTATCGACCTGAACAGCTTCACCCTGCGTTACGGCGTACTGGTGAAGAAGGTTCCCGGCCTGACCGACGAGCAGAACCGCGAAATGGCCAAGGCCTACGTGCAGCAGGCCCAGGCCGCCTTCTATGAAGACGTGGCCATATGGCACAGCAAGACCCGTGTAGATAACCCGCTGCTGTGCGACGGCGACGGCCCGGTCTATCAGCTGCGCAAGTGGTACGACCAGTTCTACACCGACATCGCCGAGCTGCCCGCAAGTCTCGTCGAGCCACGCTCCTTCGTTGTTCTGGACATCACCGAGACCGCCTGA